Proteins encoded together in one Sulfurovum xiamenensis window:
- a CDS encoding DUF7220 family protein, which translates to MSQSKKHSHYEAATNQITGIIIGWCLVYFAFPIMGVVVSVEQATGSSFMFFIASYTRSYTIRRVFNKIGSKA; encoded by the coding sequence ATGAGTCAATCAAAAAAACACTCCCATTACGAGGCAGCCACAAACCAAATAACAGGCATCATAATTGGCTGGTGCTTGGTTTATTTTGCATTTCCAATCATGGGCGTGGTTGTTTCAGTAGAGCAGGCAACGGGATCATCGTTTATGTTCTTTATAGCGTCATACACAAGATCGTACACGATACGAAGAGTATTCAATAAGATTGGATCGAAAGCATGA